In Natrinema sp. HArc-T2, a genomic segment contains:
- a CDS encoding tRNA-guanine transglycosylase, with product MPQLKQTDQTASFQVTATAGDARAGTLTINGQSLDTPTFFPVLSFYGGGTKSSVFGGGVHRTIKEFMLGKEVIGGGTYDEYFRGTMTSVASLTDYGINRERFDDYVSDKIKERETFSGYNGLIFVDSGGYKFLHNDGLDGSDFEIEIDQREAFRIQKQLGGDIIVNLDRPIAPSDTFDERQQKAERTAENAVEFARLTQTYPGARYLTVHGYNYSMLDRFFDHVQSQFGNIDISTLFDGIALGSLVPKKDDKAVLITAVMDCVEIMEERGLADLPLHVLGIGSGSIPLLVAAGADTFDSTTYLQNAINEKYAVSLTEHIPLDAVDFTQCDCAVCSDPMLVSWMQGNTEYQKDVLGPVAMHNLIIHRQEVQELRQRIKQHGTDPLIDYLDETVGRRDPIRKQTHRVVNQSLGGYF from the coding sequence ATGCCACAACTCAAGCAAACTGATCAGACAGCCTCGTTCCAGGTTACCGCGACAGCCGGCGATGCCCGTGCCGGGACCCTCACTATCAACGGCCAGTCACTCGACACACCGACGTTTTTCCCCGTCCTGAGTTTCTATGGCGGCGGTACGAAATCCAGCGTCTTCGGCGGCGGCGTTCACAGGACAATAAAGGAGTTCATGCTCGGGAAGGAGGTGATCGGTGGCGGTACGTATGACGAATACTTCCGCGGAACGATGACCTCTGTTGCATCCCTCACTGATTACGGCATCAACCGGGAACGGTTTGATGATTATGTCTCGGACAAAATCAAAGAACGAGAAACGTTTTCTGGCTATAACGGCCTTATATTCGTTGATTCTGGTGGGTACAAATTCTTACATAACGATGGGCTTGATGGGAGTGATTTCGAGATAGAGATCGATCAGCGGGAAGCGTTCCGCATCCAGAAACAGCTCGGCGGCGATATCATTGTCAACCTTGATCGGCCGATCGCTCCCAGCGACACGTTCGATGAACGGCAACAGAAGGCTGAACGCACCGCCGAAAATGCAGTTGAGTTTGCACGTCTTACCCAGACCTATCCCGGTGCCCGGTACCTGACCGTCCACGGATACAACTATTCGATGCTCGACCGGTTCTTCGACCACGTTCAATCCCAGTTCGGGAATATCGATATCTCCACCTTGTTTGACGGGATTGCCCTCGGCAGTCTTGTCCCGAAGAAAGATGACAAAGCGGTGTTGATCACCGCGGTCATGGACTGTGTCGAAATCATGGAGGAACGCGGGCTTGCTGATCTTCCACTCCACGTGCTGGGTATCGGCAGCGGATCAATCCCGCTCCTCGTCGCCGCCGGCGCGGACACATTTGACTCAACGACCTATCTCCAGAACGCCATTAACGAAAAGTATGCCGTGAGTTTGACCGAGCACATTCCGCTGGATGCAGTCGATTTCACCCAGTGTGACTGTGCTGTCTGCTCGGACCCGATGCTGGTCAGCTGGATGCAGGGGAACACTGAATACCAGAAAGATGTTCTCGGCCCGGTCGCTATGCACAATCTTATCATCCATAGACAGGAGGTGCAAGAACTCCGGCAACGAATCAAACAGCACGGCACAGATCCGCTTATCGACTATCTCGATGAGACTGTCGGCCGACGTGATCCGATCCGGAAGCAAACGCATCGTGTCGTCAACCAATCACTCGGAGGATATTTCTAA
- a CDS encoding DUF6884 domain-containing protein — protein sequence MSMLLVQSCSKSKNRPGKPVQPLELYSGYFFKIIKKAIDDGEFQDNIDICVLSAEYGLIDSTDEINYYDRRMDADRASKLRPRVTRELRSRVDANGYDHIIFNLGTEYKAAIGDLSDLSASVQFIDGDGIGYKGHTLKQIIRGNYSSLEMEGKNATTQAN from the coding sequence ATGTCAATGCTGCTGGTACAGTCCTGCTCAAAGTCTAAAAATCGGCCCGGAAAACCGGTTCAACCCCTCGAATTGTACTCTGGATACTTCTTCAAAATTATCAAAAAGGCGATAGACGACGGTGAATTTCAGGACAACATCGATATTTGTGTACTCTCAGCAGAGTACGGCCTGATTGATTCCACTGACGAGATTAACTATTACGACCGCCGGATGGATGCCGACCGTGCATCTAAACTCCGGCCGAGGGTCACGAGAGAACTGCGGTCAAGGGTTGATGCGAATGGGTATGACCACATCATCTTCAACCTTGGAACAGAATACAAGGCCGCGATAGGCGATTTGTCCGACCTTTCCGCATCGGTCCAGTTTATCGACGGCGATGGCATCGGATACAAAGGGCACACGCTCAAGCAGATCATCCGGGGCAACTATTCGTCGCTTGAGATGGAGGGGAAGAATGCCACAACTCAAGCAAACTGA
- a CDS encoding DUF6884 domain-containing protein has protein sequence MTRTVALVGCGSEKREQQTEAKSLYTSSYFAKKRQWAEGCDAWRILSAEHGVVHPETALEPYNTAMDDLTEADTQEWARDVMDDLRPFLAAFDEVVILAGSDYVDPISDEIEQADVTIRWPFQGKRLFEQMEWLQHTAPPDQSTIGSFD, from the coding sequence ATGACAAGAACAGTAGCGCTCGTGGGTTGTGGCAGTGAAAAACGCGAGCAGCAGACAGAAGCGAAATCACTCTACACCTCTTCCTACTTCGCCAAAAAACGCCAGTGGGCGGAAGGCTGCGATGCCTGGCGAATTCTCTCCGCAGAACACGGCGTTGTCCACCCAGAAACAGCCCTGGAACCGTATAACACCGCGATGGACGACCTCACTGAGGCAGATACCCAGGAATGGGCAAGAGATGTCATGGACGATTTAAGGCCCTTCCTCGCTGCGTTCGATGAAGTCGTCATTCTCGCGGGAAGCGACTATGTTGATCCCATCAGCGATGAGATTGAACAAGCAGACGTCACAATACGATGGCCGTTCCAAGGAAAGAGATTGTTTGAACAGATGGAATGGCTGCAGCATACTGCGCCTCCTGACCAATCAACAATTGGATCGTTCGATTGA